The following proteins are co-located in the Methylomonas sp. 11b genome:
- a CDS encoding quinoprotein relay system zinc metallohydrolase 2, producing the protein MKFVLLLIGLLTSYSSMALPPLSFSQVAPGIYLHTSAHHWPDRDNHGEIANIGFIVGERCVAVVDSGGSPQQGVALRNTIKQVTAKPVCYVINTHVHPDHIYGNIAFKGPGVQFVGHHKLARAMATRGDHYLGRAAELLDIQVNQDNIIPPDIEVKDTMTLNLGNRELLLTAHPSAHTDNDLSVYDKSTDTMWLADLLFLEHIPVIDGSIKGWLSEMERLEKNHYKLVVPGHGHLVKDWPVSLQAQKAYLTGLATEVRAMIKQSKTLEQAVNSVGLPAKKNWQLFEQFHRKNVTIAFAELEWED; encoded by the coding sequence ATGAAGTTTGTGTTGTTGTTAATAGGCCTATTGACCAGTTACAGCAGTATGGCTTTGCCGCCGCTGTCTTTCAGTCAAGTGGCGCCGGGCATCTATCTGCATACCTCTGCACACCATTGGCCGGATCGAGATAATCACGGCGAGATTGCCAATATCGGCTTTATTGTTGGTGAGCGCTGCGTGGCGGTCGTCGATAGCGGCGGCAGTCCGCAACAGGGAGTCGCGCTACGCAATACCATCAAGCAAGTTACCGCTAAACCGGTTTGTTATGTGATCAATACCCATGTGCATCCCGATCATATCTACGGCAATATCGCCTTTAAGGGACCGGGCGTGCAGTTTGTCGGCCATCATAAGCTGGCGCGCGCCATGGCGACGCGCGGCGACCATTACCTCGGTCGTGCAGCGGAATTGCTGGATATTCAGGTCAATCAAGACAATATTATTCCGCCCGATATAGAAGTAAAAGACACAATGACTTTGAACCTGGGTAATCGCGAACTGCTCCTGACCGCCCATCCGAGCGCGCATACCGATAACGATTTGAGCGTTTACGACAAGTCCACCGATACTATGTGGCTAGCCGATCTGTTGTTTTTAGAGCATATCCCGGTGATAGACGGCAGCATCAAAGGCTGGTTATCGGAGATGGAGCGCTTGGAGAAAAATCACTACAAATTAGTGGTGCCCGGCCACGGTCATTTGGTTAAAGATTGGCCGGTAAGCCTACAAGCGCAAAAAGCCTATTTGACTGGATTGGCAACTGAAGTGAGAGCCATGATCAAGCAAAGCAAAACCTTGGAGCAGGCCGTGAATAGCGTCGGCTTGCCTGCTAAAAAGAATTGGCAATTATTTGAACAATTCCACCGCAAAAATGTGACTATCGCATTTGCCGAGCTGGAATGGGAAGATTAA
- the def gene encoding peptide deformylase has protein sequence MTSKKPIAQLGAEVLRQQAQPVDDFTCPEFHKLIEIMHETMLEANGVGIAAPQLGASRQILIIASRPTARYPHAPEMPPILMVNPSFEIVDSTLHKDWEGCLSVPGIRALVPRYQAIVVQYQDQQGEIYSLALQDFPARVFQHEFDHLLGLVYLDRVENNQDIISETEFFKRIAA, from the coding sequence ATGACTTCAAAAAAACCGATTGCACAACTGGGAGCCGAGGTTTTGCGCCAGCAGGCGCAGCCAGTTGACGACTTTACCTGTCCGGAGTTCCACAAACTGATTGAAATCATGCATGAGACTATGCTGGAGGCCAATGGTGTCGGCATAGCTGCCCCGCAATTGGGTGCTTCCCGGCAAATTTTGATCATCGCTTCCCGGCCAACAGCCCGTTATCCGCATGCTCCGGAAATGCCGCCGATTCTGATGGTCAATCCAAGTTTCGAAATTGTTGACAGCACTTTACATAAAGATTGGGAAGGCTGTTTAAGCGTACCGGGTATCCGGGCCCTGGTGCCGCGTTACCAGGCTATCGTAGTGCAATATCAAGATCAGCAAGGCGAAATCTACAGCTTAGCGTTGCAGGATTTTCCCGCCCGAGTATTCCAACACGAATTCGATCATCTATTGGGATTGGTCTATCTGGATAGGGTTGAAAATAACCAAGATATTATCTCCGAAACCGAGTTTTTCAAACGCATCGCCGCATAG
- a CDS encoding HvfA family oxazolone/thioamide-modified RiPP metallophore, with protein sequence MKKINKTPFAIAIGASLLPTLAGNFAQADSNPFALSELSSGYMLTAEAKPEAGADKMKDGSCGEGKCGASMMKKSTDSKAATEGKCAGNKPAAPAADKAAEGKKMEGNCGANMK encoded by the coding sequence ATGAAGAAAATCAACAAAACCCCGTTCGCCATCGCAATCGGCGCATCTCTGCTGCCAACGCTGGCGGGCAATTTTGCTCAAGCCGATAGCAATCCGTTTGCGTTGTCTGAGTTGAGCTCAGGCTATATGCTGACTGCCGAAGCCAAACCTGAAGCCGGTGCCGATAAAATGAAAGACGGCTCTTGCGGAGAAGGGAAATGCGGCGCGTCTATGATGAAAAAAAGCACTGACAGCAAAGCTGCTACCGAAGGCAAGTGCGCTGGTAACAAACCGGCTGCTCCAGCTGCGGACAAAGCTGCTGAAGGCAAAAAAATGGAAGGAAACTGCGGCGCGAACATGAAATAA
- a CDS encoding HesB/IscA family protein has protein sequence MAITVTESAARQIQKQLQKRGTGLGLRLGVKTSGCSGYAYVLDYADQAEADEVIFDQYDVKVLVKQADLDKLSGIELDYAKEGFNEAFKFNNPNVKGTCGCGESFSV, from the coding sequence ATGGCTATTACCGTTACCGAAAGTGCCGCGAGGCAAATCCAAAAGCAGTTACAAAAACGCGGAACTGGCCTAGGTTTGAGATTAGGCGTTAAAACCTCGGGATGCTCGGGGTACGCCTACGTGCTCGATTATGCCGATCAGGCCGAAGCCGACGAAGTGATTTTCGACCAATACGATGTAAAAGTGCTGGTGAAACAGGCTGATCTGGATAAATTGAGCGGCATTGAGTTGGATTATGCCAAAGAAGGTTTTAACGAGGCCTTTAAGTTCAACAACCCCAATGTAAAAGGTACCTGCGGTTGCGGGGAGAGCTTTTCGGTTTAG
- a CDS encoding cysteine desulfurase family protein — MIYLDHNATTRCDERVVEAMLPYLHGMYGNPSSLYKLGRIARSAIDTAREQILGLIDAPGAQIVFTSGGTEANALALANARDHGLAISAIEHPSIFENAAHYRRCFRDVQTLEVDGAGIVPLLALDKANWQAGDMASVMLANNETGVIQDIADIAERLAERGVNLHTDAVQGLGKTSFSFKKLGVKLMSLSSHKIYGPKGCGALVVSEDFVLKPWLRGGDQEHGSRAGTENVAAIVGFGKAAELAKTEMNAREARMLALRMRLEQALRTIPGLAIFAEHAKRLPNTVQFGIPGISGEMLLMRLDQRNIAVSSGSACSASSGEISPVLTAMGADASLAKSAIRVSLGKDNQETEIDQFVDVLKALIAN; from the coding sequence ATGATCTATCTGGATCATAACGCCACCACCCGCTGTGACGAGCGAGTGGTGGAAGCGATGTTGCCTTACTTGCACGGCATGTATGGCAATCCATCCAGTCTTTATAAGCTTGGCCGCATAGCCCGTAGCGCCATCGACACCGCCAGGGAGCAAATCTTGGGGCTGATCGATGCACCAGGAGCGCAGATTGTATTTACCAGCGGCGGGACTGAAGCAAATGCATTGGCGCTAGCCAACGCCCGCGACCACGGGCTGGCGATTTCTGCAATCGAACATCCCTCCATTTTCGAAAACGCCGCACACTACCGGCGGTGTTTTCGCGACGTGCAAACGCTTGAGGTGGATGGCGCTGGAATAGTGCCATTACTCGCGTTGGATAAAGCCAATTGGCAAGCCGGCGACATGGCCTCGGTGATGTTGGCCAACAATGAAACCGGAGTTATTCAAGACATTGCTGACATCGCCGAACGTTTGGCTGAGCGAGGTGTCAACCTGCATACCGATGCCGTCCAGGGCTTGGGTAAAACATCATTTTCGTTCAAAAAGCTAGGCGTTAAATTGATGAGTTTATCCAGTCACAAAATATACGGGCCAAAAGGCTGCGGGGCGTTGGTAGTTTCAGAAGATTTTGTTTTAAAGCCCTGGCTGCGCGGAGGCGATCAGGAGCATGGCTCACGGGCCGGCACGGAAAATGTGGCGGCAATAGTGGGTTTTGGCAAAGCAGCGGAATTGGCTAAGACGGAAATGAACGCAAGGGAAGCTCGCATGCTTGCGCTGAGAATGCGTTTGGAGCAAGCTCTACGCACCATTCCGGGCTTGGCGATATTTGCCGAACACGCCAAACGATTGCCGAATACCGTGCAGTTTGGTATCCCCGGCATTAGCGGCGAAATGTTGTTAATGCGGTTGGATCAGCGCAATATCGCGGTTTCCAGCGGCTCCGCCTGCTCAGCGTCGTCCGGCGAGATCAGCCCGGTGTTGACGGCTATGGGGGCGGACGCCTCTTTGGCTAAATCAGCGATCCGCGTGAGTTTGGGTAAAGACAATCAAGAAACCGAAATCGATCAATTCGTCGATGTGTTAAAAGCATTGATAGCAAATTAA
- the iscR gene encoding Fe-S cluster assembly transcriptional regulator IscR yields MRLTTKGRYAVTAMLDLAFHSQSNPVTLTDIATRQTISLSYLEQLFARLRKAGMVKGVRGPGGGYTLSRSARDINIADIIEAVDEPVDSTKCGGKANCHNDEPCLTHDLWMGLSEQIRAYLKEISLGQLLERDFVSDVAKRQSKQVEHVIEMQPRQEKRIA; encoded by the coding sequence ATGCGGCTTACCACAAAAGGGCGTTACGCGGTCACCGCGATGCTGGATTTGGCTTTTCACAGCCAATCCAACCCGGTGACTTTGACTGACATTGCGACTCGGCAAACCATTTCCTTGTCTTATCTTGAACAATTGTTTGCTCGTTTACGCAAGGCCGGCATGGTCAAAGGTGTACGAGGACCTGGTGGCGGTTATACGCTCAGCCGTAGCGCCCGAGATATCAACATCGCCGACATTATCGAGGCAGTCGACGAACCTGTCGATTCAACCAAATGCGGTGGCAAGGCCAATTGCCACAACGACGAACCTTGCCTGACACACGATTTGTGGATGGGCTTGAGCGAGCAAATTCGCGCTTACTTAAAAGAAATCAGTCTCGGGCAATTGCTGGAGCGCGATTTTGTCAGTGACGTGGCAAAAAGACAGAGCAAACAAGTCGAGCATGTAATCGAAATGCAACCCAGGCAGGAAAAACGCATCGCGTAA
- the cysE gene encoding serine O-acetyltransferase codes for MLARLKEDINCVFARDPAAQSAFEVITTYPGFHAVLIHHFSHWLWLRGFRWAGRYLSFLGRWLTGIEIHPGAQIGRRFFIDHGMGVVIGETAVIGDDCTLYHGVTLGGTSWNKGKRHPTLGNGVVIGAGAKVLGPIEIGDGARVGSNSVVVKSVPVGVTVVGIPAHIVDAKAKQEKARRDAMAQKIGFDAYGATGDMPDPIANAINLMLDHIHQLDKQIADMQHVLNDAGIDCQRQAMSALDDCEIKDKQ; via the coding sequence ATGCTGGCCAGACTTAAAGAAGATATAAACTGCGTATTTGCCCGAGATCCGGCCGCACAATCGGCTTTTGAAGTAATAACGACCTATCCTGGTTTCCACGCCGTACTGATTCACCATTTCAGTCATTGGCTGTGGTTACGTGGTTTTAGGTGGGCGGGCCGTTATTTATCGTTTTTGGGCCGCTGGCTGACCGGCATCGAAATTCATCCCGGCGCGCAAATCGGCCGGCGGTTTTTTATCGATCATGGTATGGGTGTGGTAATCGGCGAAACAGCGGTGATAGGCGACGATTGCACGCTATATCATGGTGTGACCTTGGGCGGTACCAGTTGGAACAAGGGCAAGCGCCATCCGACATTGGGCAACGGCGTGGTAATAGGCGCCGGCGCCAAAGTGCTGGGACCGATTGAAATTGGTGATGGCGCCAGAGTCGGTTCAAATTCGGTGGTGGTGAAATCGGTGCCCGTTGGTGTCACGGTAGTCGGGATTCCGGCCCATATCGTCGATGCGAAAGCCAAGCAAGAAAAAGCGCGACGCGACGCAATGGCCCAGAAAATCGGTTTCGACGCATACGGGGCGACTGGTGATATGCCGGACCCCATCGCGAATGCCATCAATCTGATGCTTGATCATATCCATCAGCTCGATAAGCAAATAGCCGATATGCAACACGTGCTAAACGATGCCGGCATCGATTGCCAGCGTCAGGCCATGTCGGCATTGGATGATTGTGAGATAAAGGATAAGCAATAA
- a CDS encoding RNA methyltransferase translates to MLSHFKVVLVETSHPGNIGAVARAMKNMRMDQLRLVSPKFFPHADATARASGADDVLRAATVFDSLPDAIADCRIVLGSSARDRTISWPSLTARQTAEKWVGALPKQNIALVFGRENSGLKNHELDLCHYLLRIPCNAEYSSLNLAAAVQVVCYELFVASGQEMVSTVGDMGEEPLATAEQMEAFYVHLQQTMADIGFLHPERSKSIMRRLRRIFNRTQLDTKELDILRGILRFSQNHNAE, encoded by the coding sequence TTGCTATCACATTTTAAAGTGGTTTTAGTGGAGACTTCCCATCCCGGCAACATCGGTGCGGTGGCTAGAGCTATGAAAAATATGCGGATGGATCAACTCCGATTGGTATCTCCAAAATTTTTCCCGCATGCTGACGCCACGGCCAGAGCTTCCGGGGCCGACGATGTGCTAAGAGCCGCAACTGTCTTCGATTCCTTGCCAGATGCTATCGCCGACTGCCGGATTGTATTGGGTTCCAGTGCGCGCGATAGGACCATCAGCTGGCCAAGTTTGACTGCCAGGCAAACCGCCGAAAAATGGGTAGGTGCATTACCGAAGCAAAATATAGCCTTGGTGTTCGGCCGTGAGAATTCGGGCTTAAAAAACCATGAATTGGACTTATGCCATTATTTGTTGCGGATTCCGTGCAATGCAGAATATAGCTCGCTGAACTTGGCGGCGGCAGTGCAAGTTGTGTGCTACGAGCTATTCGTCGCATCCGGCCAGGAAATGGTCAGTACGGTGGGCGATATGGGTGAAGAACCTCTGGCGACAGCCGAACAAATGGAAGCCTTCTATGTGCATCTCCAGCAGACTATGGCGGATATAGGTTTTCTACACCCGGAGCGTTCTAAATCAATCATGCGTCGCTTGCGGCGAATCTTTAATCGGACCCAGCTCGATACCAAGGAGCTGGATATCCTGAGAGGCATTCTGCGCTTCTCGCAAAATCACAATGCCGAATAA
- a CDS encoding inositol monophosphatase family protein: MHPMLNIAVRAARNAGDLIQRSSQNIEKLTIDQKSRNDYASEVDRAAEQEIIKVIRAAFPDHGILAEESGEHKGNDYTWIVDPLDGTTNFLHGFPQYAVSIALKNKNKLELGVIYDPSRDELFTAERGGGAMLNNRKIRVTKQSSMRGALIGTGFPFKTMENIEPYLGMFKAVCADSAGIRRAGAAALDMAYVACGRLDAYWEIGVKEWDIAAGVLLVQEAGGVATDFSFNDKYLQSGNIIVGNPKMHQLMYHAIEPHVPARLK, from the coding sequence ATGCACCCGATGCTTAATATTGCCGTCCGCGCAGCGCGGAATGCCGGCGACCTAATCCAACGCTCTTCACAAAATATCGAGAAACTCACCATCGATCAAAAAAGCCGTAACGACTACGCCTCCGAAGTTGATCGGGCTGCCGAGCAGGAAATTATCAAAGTCATCCGTGCCGCGTTTCCCGACCATGGCATTCTGGCCGAAGAAAGCGGCGAGCATAAAGGTAACGATTACACCTGGATTGTCGACCCTCTGGATGGCACCACTAATTTTTTACACGGCTTTCCACAATATGCCGTGTCTATAGCGCTAAAAAACAAAAACAAACTGGAATTGGGTGTGATTTATGACCCCAGCCGCGACGAGCTCTTCACTGCCGAACGCGGCGGCGGGGCGATGTTGAATAATCGCAAAATCCGGGTAACCAAACAAAGCAGTATGCGCGGTGCCCTTATTGGCACTGGTTTTCCGTTTAAAACCATGGAAAACATAGAGCCCTATCTAGGTATGTTCAAAGCGGTCTGCGCAGATTCTGCCGGTATCCGCCGCGCCGGAGCCGCCGCGCTGGATATGGCTTATGTGGCCTGCGGTCGTCTGGATGCGTATTGGGAAATCGGCGTGAAGGAATGGGATATTGCCGCCGGAGTGTTGCTGGTGCAGGAAGCCGGCGGTGTTGCCACGGATTTTTCCTTTAACGACAAATACTTACAGTCCGGTAACATTATCGTTGGCAACCCCAAGATGCACCAGTTGATGTACCATGCTATCGAGCCGCATGTGCCGGCGCGTTTAAAATAA
- a CDS encoding NAD(P)-dependent methylenetetrahydromethanopterin dehydrogenase, producing the protein MEKPFILHMLTTAKNLSPFDVNMAMDAGWISAIPYINVEPSEVRGLVQDAIFSRSPKGLLRTAIFIGGRETKQAMDMLKMAKNSMVPPFEVSVFADPSGAFTTAAGMVAAVEKELAEKFDTTLEGKNVIALGGTGPVGQAAAVIAAQAGAKVRIIGRQLDKAERTAELCSEEFGDGKITVLAGADADKTEYMKTADVVFATGAAGIELLSTELISQAAQLKVAADVNAVPPAGIAGVDAFDNGKPLAGSTSGAVGIGALAIGNIKYQAQSRLLKRMLESDQPLFLHFEHAFEVAREFIKSSK; encoded by the coding sequence ATGGAAAAACCCTTTATCCTGCACATGCTGACTACAGCCAAGAACTTAAGCCCGTTCGACGTCAATATGGCGATGGACGCCGGCTGGATTTCAGCAATCCCCTACATCAACGTTGAACCCAGCGAAGTCAGGGGCTTGGTCCAAGATGCTATTTTTTCGCGCAGTCCGAAAGGCCTGTTGCGCACCGCTATTTTTATCGGTGGCCGGGAGACCAAGCAAGCAATGGATATGTTGAAAATGGCCAAGAATTCCATGGTCCCGCCTTTCGAAGTATCAGTATTCGCAGATCCTAGCGGCGCATTCACTACGGCAGCCGGCATGGTCGCAGCAGTTGAAAAAGAACTGGCTGAAAAATTCGACACCACGCTGGAAGGTAAAAACGTGATCGCCTTGGGCGGTACCGGTCCGGTCGGTCAAGCGGCTGCGGTGATTGCCGCTCAAGCGGGCGCTAAAGTCCGAATCATCGGTAGGCAACTCGATAAAGCCGAGCGCACCGCAGAGCTATGCAGCGAAGAATTTGGCGATGGCAAAATTACAGTGCTGGCAGGCGCCGACGCCGATAAGACCGAATATATGAAAACCGCCGATGTGGTTTTTGCAACGGGTGCGGCGGGCATTGAATTGCTCAGCACAGAATTAATCTCCCAAGCTGCGCAATTGAAAGTAGCGGCCGATGTAAACGCGGTACCTCCAGCCGGTATTGCCGGTGTGGATGCGTTCGATAACGGCAAACCGTTAGCCGGATCCACCAGTGGCGCGGTAGGCATAGGCGCTCTGGCGATAGGCAACATCAAATACCAAGCGCAAAGCCGTTTGCTGAAAAGAATGCTGGAAAGCGATCAACCGCTATTCTTACATTTCGAACACGCTTTCGAAGTCGCTCGCGAATTCATCAAATCGTCTAAGTAA
- a CDS encoding NAD(P)-dependent methylenetetrahydromethanopterin dehydrogenase encodes MAKRSILHMFDPMPNNSPFDINMALDAGFDVLMPYSNVKLETIHNLTQDAIFSRSPSASKKTAIFIGGRDMGMAIDMLQATKPAMVPPFEVSVFADPSGACTTAAALVACVEKALKEHHGKELKGSKAVVFGGTGPVGIATGVIASLQGAETILVDHLSIDSAKDAAKQYNRRFGASMTGGVAHNDEEKAALIADADLVFCTAKAGIRVINAAVLAQAKQLKVAGDVNAVPPSGIEGIELNDLSAPLTLANQSTNAVGVGALAIGNVKYQLQHELLKMMLEAEKPVFLDFREAFTKARTLV; translated from the coding sequence ATGGCAAAACGCAGCATACTTCACATGTTCGACCCGATGCCAAACAACAGTCCGTTTGACATTAACATGGCACTCGACGCAGGCTTTGATGTGCTGATGCCGTATTCCAACGTCAAATTGGAGACCATTCACAATTTGACCCAAGATGCGATTTTTTCGCGTAGTCCGTCGGCCAGCAAAAAAACCGCGATCTTTATCGGCGGCAGGGATATGGGCATGGCTATCGACATGTTGCAAGCCACCAAGCCGGCCATGGTGCCGCCATTTGAGGTTTCAGTATTTGCCGATCCCAGCGGAGCTTGTACCACAGCGGCTGCTTTGGTGGCTTGCGTGGAAAAAGCGCTGAAAGAACATCATGGCAAGGAATTGAAGGGTAGCAAGGCGGTTGTGTTCGGCGGCACCGGCCCGGTCGGTATCGCCACCGGCGTGATAGCGTCCTTGCAAGGTGCAGAAACAATCTTGGTGGATCATCTATCGATCGATTCCGCAAAGGATGCTGCCAAACAATACAACCGGCGCTTTGGCGCTAGCATGACTGGAGGGGTTGCCCATAATGACGAAGAAAAAGCAGCGTTAATAGCCGATGCAGACTTAGTATTCTGCACGGCAAAGGCCGGTATCCGCGTCATCAATGCCGCCGTCCTGGCGCAAGCCAAGCAGTTGAAAGTAGCCGGTGATGTTAATGCCGTACCGCCATCAGGTATAGAAGGCATAGAGTTAAACGATTTATCGGCACCATTAACCTTGGCAAATCAATCGACTAATGCCGTCGGTGTCGGCGCGCTGGCGATAGGTAATGTTAAATACCAGTTACAACACGAATTGTTGAAAATGATGCTGGAAGCTGAGAAACCGGTATTTCTGGATTTTCGGGAAGCTTTTACCAAAGCCCGCACCTTGGTCTAA
- a CDS encoding response regulator produces the protein MIKVLLVDDHELVRSGIEALLAAEKDIVVVAVCNCGEEALRIVEQEPPDVILMDINMPGIGGFEACRRILQSRPSIKIIALSVHNDGPIPQQLLKLGVVGFVSKASPVSEMVAAIKSVISGKRYLCQDVASNLAFQFLPGADVSPFLQLSQREAEVVRLILRGRSIQEMSEALQLSDKTINTYRYRLYRKLNIKNDVELTRLAVKFNYLDAL, from the coding sequence ATGATTAAAGTACTGCTGGTTGATGATCATGAGCTTGTCAGAAGCGGCATAGAAGCTTTGCTGGCAGCTGAAAAGGATATTGTAGTGGTCGCCGTTTGTAATTGTGGCGAGGAAGCTTTGCGGATTGTCGAGCAAGAGCCGCCCGATGTCATTTTGATGGATATTAATATGCCTGGCATAGGCGGATTTGAAGCGTGCCGCCGCATATTGCAATCACGGCCGTCGATTAAAATCATTGCTTTGTCGGTGCACAACGACGGCCCCATACCGCAACAGTTGCTGAAACTAGGTGTGGTCGGCTTTGTATCCAAGGCTTCGCCGGTCAGCGAAATGGTGGCGGCGATTAAATCGGTAATTTCCGGTAAGCGCTATTTGTGCCAGGATGTGGCCAGTAATTTGGCTTTTCAGTTTTTGCCAGGCGCGGATGTTTCGCCTTTTTTACAGCTTTCCCAACGTGAGGCTGAAGTGGTGCGCCTGATTTTGCGCGGCAGGAGTATTCAGGAAATGTCGGAAGCCTTGCAACTGAGCGACAAGACCATCAATACCTATCGCTATCGCTTGTATCGCAAGTTGAATATAAAAAACGATGTGGAATTAACCAGGCTGGCGGTCAAATTTAATTATTTGGATGCCCTTTAA
- a CDS encoding proline--tRNA ligase → MRTSQFPLSTVKEIPADAEIASHKLMIRAGLIRKLAAGVYTWLPLGLRVLRKVEHIVRTEMNKAGALEVLMPALQPAELWQETGRWEKYGPELARLKDRHDREFCLGPTHEEIITDLARYELKSYKQLPITYYQIQSKFRDEIRPRFGVMRSREFIMKDAYSFHLDQESLQATYDVMYQAYTNIFNRFGLKFRAVIADSGSIGGAVSHEFHVLAESGEDAIAFSTVSDYAANVEKAEAVMPDGTRAEPTQSKTLVDTPNQHSIEDVSGFFKVDAKQCLKTLIVRGEDDSLVALLLRGDHELNPIKAEKIDGVLSPLQFASDEEILGACHCKPGSIGPIGLRIKIVADRSVTLMSDFICGANQDGKHYQGVNWQRDLELPEHIADLRMVVEGDPSPDGKGQITIARGIEVGHIFQLGTKYSEAMNAAIVNEAGKNQIMIMGCYGIGISRVVAAAIEQGHDERGIIWPNELAPFQVAICPMNMHKSDRLIDTVEKIYKDLTDAGIEVLLDDRKVRAGFMFSDMELIGIPHRIVIGDRGLDSGTVEYQGRMDKESQNVEFGNLVSFIKEKLA, encoded by the coding sequence ATGCGCACTTCCCAATTTCCTCTTAGTACCGTCAAAGAAATACCGGCCGACGCCGAAATAGCCAGTCATAAACTCATGATACGCGCCGGCTTGATCCGTAAACTTGCCGCCGGCGTCTACACCTGGCTGCCGCTGGGTTTGCGAGTGTTGCGTAAAGTTGAGCATATTGTCCGTACGGAAATGAATAAAGCGGGTGCTTTGGAAGTACTGATGCCGGCCTTGCAACCTGCGGAGCTATGGCAAGAAACCGGTCGTTGGGAAAAATACGGACCGGAGTTGGCGCGACTGAAAGACCGTCACGACCGCGAATTTTGTCTGGGTCCAACGCACGAGGAAATTATCACCGATCTCGCTCGTTATGAATTGAAAAGCTACAAACAGTTGCCTATTACTTATTACCAAATTCAGAGCAAATTCCGCGACGAAATCCGTCCGCGTTTCGGTGTGATGCGTTCGCGCGAGTTCATCATGAAAGACGCTTACTCCTTCCATCTCGATCAGGAATCGCTACAAGCGACCTACGACGTGATGTATCAAGCTTACACCAATATTTTTAACCGCTTTGGTTTGAAATTCCGGGCAGTGATAGCCGACTCCGGCTCAATTGGCGGCGCGGTTTCCCATGAATTCCACGTACTTGCCGAATCCGGCGAAGACGCAATTGCCTTTTCCACCGTCAGCGATTATGCCGCGAATGTCGAAAAAGCCGAAGCTGTCATGCCGGACGGGACACGCGCCGAGCCGACCCAAAGCAAAACTTTGGTGGATACGCCAAATCAGCACAGCATCGAAGACGTCAGCGGATTTTTTAAGGTTGATGCCAAGCAATGCCTGAAAACCTTGATCGTCAGGGGCGAGGACGACAGCTTGGTTGCGCTGTTACTGCGTGGCGATCACGAATTAAACCCGATTAAAGCCGAAAAAATCGACGGTGTCCTGTCGCCACTGCAATTTGCCAGCGATGAAGAAATTCTCGGCGCCTGCCACTGCAAACCCGGTTCGATAGGTCCTATCGGTTTACGCATCAAGATAGTTGCCGACCGCAGCGTGACTTTGATGTCCGACTTTATTTGCGGCGCCAACCAAGACGGCAAACATTATCAAGGTGTCAATTGGCAGCGCGACTTAGAGTTGCCGGAGCACATTGCAGATTTGCGCATGGTGGTGGAAGGCGATCCGAGTCCCGACGGCAAAGGGCAAATTACCATTGCCAGAGGCATTGAAGTGGGCCATATTTTTCAGCTGGGCACTAAATACAGCGAAGCGATGAACGCCGCTATTGTTAACGAAGCCGGCAAAAACCAAATCATGATCATGGGCTGCTATGGCATTGGTATCTCGCGGGTGGTCGCGGCGGCTATCGAACAAGGTCACGATGAACGCGGCATTATCTGGCCTAACGAACTAGCACCGTTTCAAGTGGCTATTTGCCCAATGAATATGCATAAGTCGGATCGCTTGATCGATACGGTCGAGAAAATCTATAAAGATTTAACGGATGCGGGTATCGAAGTGTTACTAGACGACAGAAAGGTTCGAGCGGGATTCATGTTCTCGGATATGGAGCTGATCGGCATTCCACACCGGATTGTAATCGGCGACCGCGGCCTGGATAGCGGCACCGTCGAATATCAAGGACGGATGGATAAAGAAAGCCAAAATGTTGAGTTCGGCAATCTAGTCAGTTTTATAAAGGAAAAACTTGCTTAG
- a CDS encoding rubredoxin — protein MAEYRKYKCKTCGHIYDEQLGDPRNGVAPGTRWEDVPEDWGCPKCGAVKSMFTLVR, from the coding sequence ATGGCAGAGTATAGAAAATACAAATGCAAAACCTGCGGCCACATTTACGACGAGCAATTGGGCGATCCACGCAACGGCGTCGCACCTGGTACTCGCTGGGAAGATGTACCGGAAGATTGGGGCTGCCCTAAATGCGGCGCGGTAAAATCCATGTTTACTCTGGTACGCTAA